Sequence from the uncultured Draconibacterium sp. genome:
AAGCTTTTGCCGGTAGACTGGAAGAATCGCTGGATGCTTTCTACAAAGATTACGATGCTGCAACCGATGAAAAAATTGTTGCTGCACTGATGAAGATTTATGCAGAAAACATTTCATCGAACTACTACCCGTCTTTCTACGCTGAAATTCAAAATAAATACAAAGGTGATTACGCCAAGTACACCGAAAAAATGTTTAAAAAATCGATTTTCGATAACCAGGAAGAGCTAACTGCTTTCCTCGAAAATCCTTCGTTGAAAACATTGAAGAAAGACATGGTATTCCAGGCAGCTGTTGATATTTTTGATATGTACCGCGCCACATCGATGAGTTTAAGAGAAGGTGACGAAAAGCTGCTAAAAGGAAGAAGGTTGTTTGTAGCCGGTTTGATGGAAATGCAGCCTGACAAGAAATTCTACCCGGATGCCAACTCAACCATGCGTTTAACGTACGGAACTGTAATGCCATACGATCCACGCGATGGTGTGACTTACAAATACTACACAACAACCGATGGTTACCTGGAAAAAGAAATCCCGGGCGATTACGAGTTTGACGTTCCAAAACGAATGAAAGAACTGTTGTTGGACAAAGACTTTGGCGAATATGCTGATGCTGACGGAAAATTGCACACGTGTTTTATCACCGACAACGACATTACAGGCGGAAACTCCGGAAGTCCTGTTATTAACGGAAAAGGAGAGTTGATTGGTATTGCTTTCGACGGAAACTGGGAAGCCATGAGTGGCGACCTTGATTTTGAAGAAAACCTGCAACGCTGTATTAACGTCGACATCCGTTTTGTACTTTGGGTTGTTGATGTTTATGCCGGGGCTCAAAACCTGATCGATGAAATGACAATTATTCGCTAAGCGAATTAAAGATACTCAACTAAAACCTCGTCAATTTTTGGCGGGGTTTTTTGTTGATCAGATATGATCTTATGAGTATTGAGCAATGAGACTAATAAAAACAAAGTTTGTTTATTAAAAAGAATACTCACTACTTTGTACTTTTAATCTCACTACTATAAATAAAATGGCTCGTCCAAAAATAACAATATACACCGATGGTGCAGCCCGCGGAAATCCGGGAAACGGAGGCTACGGAATTGTGTTGCTTTCAGGCCCTCACCGCAAAGAACTTTCGGAAGGATATAAACTAACCACCAATAACCGAATGGAGTTGCTGGCGGTAATTGTAGCTCTCGAGTCGCTGAAGATTGAGGGTAGCGATGTTACCATTTACACCGACTCGAAATATGTTGCCGATGCCGTTGAAAAAGGCTGGGTTTTTAACTGGGTAAAGAAACGTTTCAAGGGCAAAAAAAATCCCGATCTTTGGATGCGTTTTCTCGAGATCTACAAAAAGCATGTAGTTAAGTTTGTTTGGGTGAAAGGCCACGCCAACAACCCACTTAACGAACGTTGCGATGAGCTGGCGGTTGAAGCATCGATGAAGCCGAATCTTTTAGTTGACGAAGGTTATAAACCTGAATAATGAAATGTTTAAGTTTGGTACTGCTTCTTTTTACTTTTATTTCCTGCCAAAAAGAAGTTGAGCCGGATAACAAAATGGAAACCATAAAATATATAGAAAGAGCAAATGGGGAACTTAAAACCGAGAATGTTCCCAGCGATGGAATGCTGAAATGGCTGTATTCATCGGCAACAGGGAAAGCTGCCCTGCATTTGTTGTTTAAACGTAAAATTGTTTCGGCAATTGGAGGTTGGTACATGAACACGCCTTACTCTGCACGGCGAATTGACGATTTTGTTAACGAGCATCATATCGATAAAAATGAATTTGAAATCGAAGACCTGGCAAAATTCAAATCATTTAACGATTTCTTTTACCGGAAATTAAAACCCAGTGCAAGAAAGATCGGTAATCAGTTGGTTTCTCCTGCCGATGGCAAGATCCTGGTTTTCCCGACATTAAACGATGTCGCTAACTTTTTTGTAAAAGGTTCAGAATTTACCATGCAAAATTTTCTACGCGATAAAAAGCTGGCCTCGAAATATAACGACGGAGCCATGGCTATAATTCGCCTTGCACCACCCGATTACCACCGCTATCATTTCCCTGCATCGGGAATAGCTTCCGAATCGGTTAAAATTAACGGGCACTACTTTTCGGTTTCGCCGTTGGCCTTACAAAAAAGCCTGAAAATTTTCTGCGAGAACAAACGCGAGCACTGCACACTTTCAACTGAAGATTACGGAGATATTTTGATTATTGATGTGGGTGCCACTATGGTTGGAAGTATTATTCAAACTTACGAGGCAAATAGCAAAGTAAACAAAGGAGATGAAAAAGGCTATTTTGCTTTTGGCGGATCTACATTGGTTTTGCTGTTTGAAAAAGGAAAAATTTCGTTTGATGCCGATTTGATAGAAAACACAAAAAAAGGGATGGAAACCACGGTTAAAATGGGTGAAGATATTGCTGTTGCTTTAAATTAGTGATAGCATGACTATGAGTCATACTATCACCTGCTTGAAATGTCTTTTGTTTTTAAAATGCCACCGACAACCGAATTCCCGGATATACATTTTTAAAGAAGTCGTTAAAGTATAGTTCAGGTTTGACCGTAAAGGTATCGTTGATCTTTTTATTGACCGATACTCTAAATGTGTTATCCTTAAAAAAGTCGTTGTTCCGTTTCACCAGGTAACCCACTGAAAAACCGTACCATTTGTCCTGCCCCGTAACATCCGAGAAATTGTGTTCCCAGGCCAGCGAAACAAAGTGGTTAAGTTCAAAAAACTTGTTGTCGTTCGATTCCGAAAAATCATACATCATGTTGTAATCAACAGCGTATAGATTTTTGAATACTCCTTTTTTACTAAACGACACTCCCAATCTAAAATTAATATCAGAAACAAAAGTATTTTTGATCCATCCCGACCCAATTCCTCCTGAAATGATGAGCATATCAAGATTTTTGTTGTTGTTTTGATACTTAGCTTTCACTTCATCATCGCGCAAATCGAGCCAGGCAATAATCCCTTTCTTGTATTTCTCGCCAAATTCCTTTTTCAAAAAATCCTCGCTTTGCTGCGTCTTCTTTTCAAATTCATCGGAGAGGAAAAAATCAAGATCATCCAGATCGTCGACAAAGATTTTCATTTCCATGGCACGATACGAAAAGTAAATACAGTAACGGCCAAAGTCCTTTTCAAAAGTGGTTCCATCGTCGAAAACAACCAGGCTTTTGGTGTTCCGTTTGCTACGCGACAGTTCGATCTCTTTGAAATTCCACTCCCACATATCTTCGCCCTGATCGCGAAATTCAATGGTAATCATTTCATCATCGGCTGGCGGAACTACGGTCATTTCTGCAAGTACTTTCTGAATCTGCTCCACCCTGCCCTGCATACTCATTTTGTGTGGTGTTTTATTCAGCGCATTGGTACTGGCAACTTCCACCAACATCTTATCAAATTTGTAGCGAACGGTGTCAGCTTTAAAATACCCGTCTATTGCTGACGCTGAAAAGGTTAGGCTTACAAAGAGTAAAATTGAAATAATTGTTTTCATGGCTTATTTGTTTATCATTTTTTGAATATCGTACTGTTCAGGTTATTTCGGTTCTCGATAAAGTTTTTCTGAAATACTTTCATTTCCATTTCCGGCGACTTAAGCGATGGTTTTTGATGAGGCCCCAGTTCCACACGTTCGCTTTTTAACTCAAAAGGATTTGCAGCTTGAGCAGACCCTACTCTTTCCGTTTCTGCCTGATTTTTTAAAGCAAGCAGTTCTTCATTCAGTGTATCTATTTCTGCTTTATAGGCTGCATTTTTGGTTTGTAACGTTTGCAGTGAATCCATAGCCTTCTGATAGTTTTGCTGCCATTTAATAGTTTCATCAGGAACATTGCTTTCAACCACCCTGTCGCGGTAAACCACTTTTTCCTTTTCAACCACCTGCACTTCGGTTCTAACTTGTGTTGGCAAGGTTTGCAAAGAATCGATCAAAACTTGTAATCGATTGATCTCGTGGTTTGCTGTTTCCATTTCGGCATATTGTTTTGCCCGGATATTTAACGACGCAACAACGCCCAGCGTAAGCAATAGTCCCAGAAAAACCGCAGCAATTCTCCAGAAAGCAGCCACTCCTTTTCTTCCGTGCAATTCGGAATCGAGCCGATCCCACATTTGCTCTTTTCCTGCGAATGACGTTTTCTGATCATTCGAATCAAAGGCAGTTTTTATTCTATGTTCCAGCTTGTCCATAATCCTGTGCGAGTTTTTTTTGTAAAAATTTACGTGCTTTAAAAAATTGCGACCGCGATGTGCTTTCCGAAATTCCCAACACTTCGGCAATCTCTTTGTGCGCATAACCATCAACAGCATTCATTAAAAACACGGTTCGGTATCCTTCCGGCAATTTATTTACCAGGTCAATCAGCGCTCCGTCATCCATCTCCTCCATCCAACTTGCTTCATGACGTTCTTCGTCCAGCGTTTCCACTTTGTAAAGTGTGCTTAGTTCTTTTCGCCTGTCCATCAGCGTTTGGTTAATAACAATGCGGGAAAGCCAGCCCACCAGCGCAGCCTCGTTGATGTATTCAAACTCAGGCAACTTGGTGTAAATCTTCATAAAAGCCTGAAAAAGTGCATCTTCTGCCAATTCTTCATTAACAGCATAACGCCGGGCAATGGCAAACAGGCGGTCGACATATTTATCGAACAGCAGCTTCTGAGCTCGTCGGTCGCCCTTTTTTACTTTATGAATTAGTTTTTCGAGTTGCACTTCTTTGTTTGCTTTCACTTTTAAAATGCAAGGGATATCAAAAACGTTGCCTGAGGGTTAAAATATTTTTCGAAATTGGAGTGATAGTATGACTCTGAGTCCTACTATCACTAGCGTGAACGAAGCCTAAGTCTTGCAATCGATTAAAATTCAATCGCAAGCTGTTCATCCAACAAACGAAACGACATACGGTGGTACTTGCACGGACCGTGCTCTTTAATTGCCGCCCGGTGTTTTTTTGTTGGGTAACCTTTGTTTTTGTGCCAGTCGTAATACGGAAACTCCTGATGGATTTCTGCCATATAATCATCGCGGTAGGTTTTGGCCAGAATCGATGCGGCGGCAATAGAATAAAATCGTCCGTCGCCTTTTATCATGCATGTGTAGGGGATCTTGCCTTTCGTTCTGAATCGGTTCCCGTCAATCAGCAAATGTTCGGGTACAGTGGTAAGCTTTTCAACGGCCCTGTTCATCGCCAGAAACGAAGCATTTAAAATATTTACCTCATCAATTTCCTTATTATCAACAGCAACCACAGCCCACGCCAGGGCTTGCTCTTCAACCAGCGGACGCAACTGATAACGTTGTTTTTCGCTTAGTTTTTTGGAGTCGTTCAGCAGCTCATTCTCAAAGTTGGACGGAAGAATTACCGCAGCGGCAAATACCGGCCCTGCCAGACAGCCTCTACCTGCCTCATCGCAACCGGCTTCAATTATATTCTCGTTGTAAAAAGGAAGTAGTTTTTGTTTATTCATTTAAAACGGGCAAATTGTAAAACTGAAAACTGTGACTGCAAACTGCTCACTGGAGCGATTTCTCCACACTCATCCAAAGCAGTCGCGCTGTTTCGTCCCAGCTAAATTTATTTTTCTGTTGAAAACCTTTTTCCACCAGCTTGGTGCGCAAATCAGGATCTTCGTGCAACTTAATCATTGCATCGGTTATCTGATCGATTTTTAACGGATCGGCATAAAGTACAGCATTGCCGCCAACCTCCGGAATAGAAGTTGTATTTGAGCAAATCACCGGTACACCGGCACTCATTGCCTCAACCACCGGAATTCCAAAACCTTCGAAAAACGGAACAAAAGTAAGTGCCTTTGCGGCTCCAAAAATATCGTGCAAATCGGCCGTTGTAACCCGCCCCGTAAACACTACATCATCTTTGTGACGCATATTTTCGTAGGTTTCAAAAATATCTCCTGTTTTATGCATTTCGCCGCCTACGATTACCAGCTTTGTAGTATTGTTAACCACACTTTTAAACGCATCGAAAGCTTTTAACAAGCCACAAACATTCTTACGCGGATGTAAGGCTCCAACAAACAGAAAATATTCTGCACCATCTGTAAACATGGACCGTACCTCCATTTTCTCTTCTTCAGAAATGGGCTCAAAAATCTGGTTTATTCCGTCGTAAACCACATCAATTTTGTCGTAGTCGACTTTAAACGACCGGGTAATATCTTCTTTTGAATAAAACGATACTGTGGCAATCCGTTTAGCCAGGCGGGCAAATCTCGGAAAATAATGATTGTAATATTTACCTTTTAGCCAGGGAAGATCATCGGGACGATGCACAAAGTTAATGTCGTGAATAACACCCAACTGTGGCACTTTAGTACGTTGCGAAAGATAGCCGTCGGGTGAAAGAAAAAGATCAGCTTTGTATTTTTTCAGAATTCCTGGTATCAGGAATTCAAACCAAAGATACCATAAAACCGGGTGACGTGTTGGCGGCCCAACAACTACCGGAGTAACATTTTCTGCAAAAATATAATCTTCGCTGTATGGTCTGTCGAAAATAAAAATAAACTCATGCTCCGGATGATTGATCGTCATCCGTTTTAGCGTTTCATAAGTAAACCAGCCTATTCCCTCAAGCTTCCCCTTTATCAATAAACGAGTATTTACGGCAATAACCATAAGTGCTGTCGATTTTTCGTAAATGTACAAAGTCTGTTCAAATATTTGTTACTTTTAAGTATTCAAATTCTAGATACAATTCAAGAAACACGGTGTTTTGAAACGCAAATTTGTAACCAACCTGATATTATTACTTTTCCTGAATCTGCTGATAAAACCTATCTGGATTTTTGGTATCGACAGGACGGTGCAAAACACGGTTGGCGACGAGACTTTTGGTCTGTATTTCGCGTTGTTCAACTTCTCGATATTGCTTAATATATTACTCGACGTTGGGATTACCAACTATAACAACCGCAACATTGCCCAGCATAACTTTTTGTTGCCAAAACACCTTTCCAATATCATTGGGTTGAAATTTATACTGGCTATTGTTTATGCCCTGTTCAGTTTAGGAATTGCAGCCATTATCGGGTACAATAACATTCAGCTCCACCTGCTTTTCTTTTTAATTTTTAACCAATTCCTGATTTCTTTCACGCTTTATCTTAGGTCCAACCTCAGCGCTTTGCATCTATTCCGCACCGATAGTTTAATATCGGTTTTAGACCGAAGTATTATGCTGGTTTTATGTAGCATTCTACTTTTTACTTCGTGGACAAACATCCAATTCTCAATCAGTTGGTATGTTTACGTTCAGACCATTGCATATGTGCTGACAGCTATAACGACTTTTGTTGTAGTGCTGGCAAAATCGGGGCGAATAAAAGTGCGATTTGATCTTACTTTCTTTCGGGTATTTCTGCGGAAATCATATCCTTATGCACTACTTATTTTGCTGATGTCGTTTTACAACCGAATTGACTCTGTCATGCTGGAGCGCCTGCTCCCTAATCCCATTGGTAAAGAGCAAGCCGGTATTTATGCTCACTCGTTTCGTTTGCTGGATGCCGTATCGATGTTTGGTTTGCTATTTGCCGGATTGCTGTTACCTATTTTTGCAAGAATGATCAAACAAAAGGAGCATGTCAGGCAGATGGTAAAACTTTCCTTTACGCTGTTAATCGTTCCGGCAATTATTATTGCAGTCTCGAGTATCTTCTACGATAACGAGATTATGGCCGCGCTATACACTTCAAGTACTGAGCATTCTTCAGGCATTTTGGGAATTCTTATGACCGGGTTTATTGGCGTTGCCTGTACCTATATTTTTGGCACTTTATTAACCGCCAACGGCAGCATGAAACAGCTAAATATTATGGCCTTTTGCGGAATGGTGTTGAATATAGTGCTCAACCTGGTGCTCATTCCTCGTTTCATGGCCTATGGTTCAGCTTATGCAAGTTTATCTACCCAGTTGTTTACCGGATTTACCCAGGTAGGCCTTGCCCTTTTCATTTTTAAGATAAAACCCCAAATTTCTTATATCTTCCAATTAGCTCTTTTTACCGGATCAGTGATAGTTGTCGGACTTGTTTCGAAACAAATCGGCCAATGGTTTTACGGCTACCTCGCAATGTTGGCCGGCTCGGTAATTCTGGCGGTATTGTTCAGGCTTTTTAACTTAAAAGATCTATATCAGATCATTCGTTATGAAAAGGAATAATCCATCGATTGAAGCATTAAAAAACGGAGAGGACTACGAGCTTCTGGCAGAAGTGGAACATGATGAGATTAAGTCGTTTGTGCTTTCGCAACTGGATAAAGGTGGTTGGCTGGTTAAAGGATTTATGGTGTACCAGACTATTATGGTACTGCTGGGCTTATTCATAATTACCCGTGCACTGGTTTTTAGTTTCAGAGGCATCTACGAGCCACTTTGGTATAGTATCGGAACAATTCTTTTTTGTGTAACGGTGCTTGTTATCATTCACGAATTGCTGCATGGAATTGCTATAAAGCTATCCGGTGCTAAAAATGTGCGGTATGGAGCCTATTTCAAAAAGTTTATATTTTATGCCGAAGCCGACCGGCATGTTTTTAATCGTCGCCAGTTTACCTTTATCGCACTTGCTCCATTGGTTGTACTAAAACTAATCACTCTTGTTGGGATTATTATCTTTTTTAGTCACCCGCTCGTTTGGGCATTCACACTAATCATGTGTATCCACAGTTTGTTCTGTGCCGGCGATATTGGCTTACTTTCCGTGTTCTTTTCAACACAATCAGAAGTATTTACCTTTGATATAAAAGAAGAGCGAAAAAGTTATTACTTCAGAAAGAAGTAAAATTGAAACTCCTCGTAGCAGAGCTTACGAGGAATCCGATTCCGTTAAGGACTTCATTATTGTTTTGTTCGCTTACCCCGAGGCAAAGCCATCGGGGAATGCACTCACCGGAATTAAGGGCAAAAAAAAGGCAGCTTCTACAAGCTGCCTCAAAGCCATGAAAACAATTAAACAATGTTCAGAAAACAGAAAACTAGAAACAATTAAATAGTCATTATATCTTCTTCCTTAGCTTCCACCAAGGCGTCGATCTTCTTACCAAAATCATCAGTCAGTCGTTGCACTTCCGCTTCCGCGTCTTTCTCGATATCCTCCGACAATCCTTCTTTTAGAAGTTTTTTAAGGCTATCGTTCGAATCTTTTCGTGCTCCACGAACGCTTACTTTTGCGTTTTCACCTTCCTGATGGGCTTGTTTTACCAAACCTTTTCGTCTTTCTTCAGTCAGTACCGGAATATTTATTCTAATAATCTCGCCATTGTTATCCGGATTCAATCCCAGATTTGCATTTTGAATTGCTTTTTCAATTTGTGGGATCAAATTCTTTTCCCAGGGTTGAACAGCAATTGTTCTTGCATCAGGTGTACTTACGTTAGAAACCTGATTTAAAGGCGTTAAACTACCATAATATTCCACATGAACTCCGTCTAACATAGCTGGATTTGCTTTACCTGCACGGATGTGAACTAATTCCTTTTCAAGGTGCTCAACGGCAGCCGCCATTTTCTCTTTACAATGGTCTAAAATAAATTCTACTTCTTCTTGCATCGGTATAACACTGTCTTTCCAACTGCGGACTGTCAGCAAATATAGAAAAAATATAAATTCACAAAAATTTTTTACCCAATTTATTCCTGTTTCAAATAAATCAAGCTTAGCTATAAACCAAAGTTCCCAGGTCTTCACCACTCATAACTCGCTGTAAATTACCCTTTTGATCCATATTGAATACATAGATAGGAAGATTATTTTCTTTACACAAGGTTGTAGCGGTAAGATCCATTATTCTGAGATTACGGTTATAGATTTCGTCGAAACTGATCTTATCGAACTTGGTAGCAGTTTTATCCTTTTCCGGATCTGCAGTATAAATACCATCAACGCGGGTTCCTTTTAGCATAACATCGGCTTCAATCTCGATTCCACGCAGGGCACTTGCTGTATCGGTGGTAAAATACGGATTACCGGTTCCACCTGAGATAATCACTACTTCGCCATTTTCCAAAGCCTCAACTGCTTTGTCTTTCGAGTAATATTCTCCAACAGGCTCCATTCGGATTGCGGTTAACACTTTTGATTTAATTCCCTGACCAATCAATGCAGAGTTTAAAGCCAGACTGTTTATTACTGTTGCGAGCATTCCCATCTGGTCGCCTTTTACACGATCGAAACCTTTTGCTGCACCGCTTAATCCGCGAAAGATGTTACCGCCGCCGATTACAATTCCAACCTGTACACCCGATTTTACAATCGCTGCAATCTCTTCGGCATAATCGCCTAGTCTT
This genomic interval carries:
- a CDS encoding glycosyltransferase family 1 protein — translated: MVIAVNTRLLIKGKLEGIGWFTYETLKRMTINHPEHEFIFIFDRPYSEDYIFAENVTPVVVGPPTRHPVLWYLWFEFLIPGILKKYKADLFLSPDGYLSQRTKVPQLGVIHDINFVHRPDDLPWLKGKYYNHYFPRFARLAKRIATVSFYSKEDITRSFKVDYDKIDVVYDGINQIFEPISEEEKMEVRSMFTDGAEYFLFVGALHPRKNVCGLLKAFDAFKSVVNNTTKLVIVGGEMHKTGDIFETYENMRHKDDVVFTGRVTTADLHDIFGAAKALTFVPFFEGFGIPVVEAMSAGVPVICSNTTSIPEVGGNAVLYADPLKIDQITDAMIKLHEDPDLRTKLVEKGFQQKNKFSWDETARLLWMSVEKSLQ
- the pyrH gene encoding UMP kinase, which produces MAKYKRILLKLSGESLMGDQQYGIDQQRLGDYAEEIAAIVKSGVQVGIVIGGGNIFRGLSGAAKGFDRVKGDQMGMLATVINSLALNSALIGQGIKSKVLTAIRMEPVGEYYSKDKAVEALENGEVVIISGGTGNPYFTTDTASALRGIEIEADVMLKGTRVDGIYTADPEKDKTATKFDKISFDEIYNRNLRIMDLTATTLCKENNLPIYVFNMDQKGNLQRVMSGEDLGTLVYS
- a CDS encoding sigma-70 family RNA polymerase sigma factor; translated protein: MKANKEVQLEKLIHKVKKGDRRAQKLLFDKYVDRLFAIARRYAVNEELAEDALFQAFMKIYTKLPEFEYINEAALVGWLSRIVINQTLMDRRKELSTLYKVETLDEERHEASWMEEMDDGALIDLVNKLPEGYRTVFLMNAVDGYAHKEIAEVLGISESTSRSQFFKARKFLQKKLAQDYGQAGT
- a CDS encoding phosphatidylserine decarboxylase, coding for MKCLSLVLLLFTFISCQKEVEPDNKMETIKYIERANGELKTENVPSDGMLKWLYSSATGKAALHLLFKRKIVSAIGGWYMNTPYSARRIDDFVNEHHIDKNEFEIEDLAKFKSFNDFFYRKLKPSARKIGNQLVSPADGKILVFPTLNDVANFFVKGSEFTMQNFLRDKKLASKYNDGAMAIIRLAPPDYHRYHFPASGIASESVKINGHYFSVSPLALQKSLKIFCENKREHCTLSTEDYGDILIIDVGATMVGSIIQTYEANSKVNKGDEKGYFAFGGSTLVLLFEKGKISFDADLIENTKKGMETTVKMGEDIAVALN
- a CDS encoding oligosaccharide flippase family protein, yielding MKRKFVTNLILLLFLNLLIKPIWIFGIDRTVQNTVGDETFGLYFALFNFSILLNILLDVGITNYNNRNIAQHNFLLPKHLSNIIGLKFILAIVYALFSLGIAAIIGYNNIQLHLLFFLIFNQFLISFTLYLRSNLSALHLFRTDSLISVLDRSIMLVLCSILLFTSWTNIQFSISWYVYVQTIAYVLTAITTFVVVLAKSGRIKVRFDLTFFRVFLRKSYPYALLILLMSFYNRIDSVMLERLLPNPIGKEQAGIYAHSFRLLDAVSMFGLLFAGLLLPIFARMIKQKEHVRQMVKLSFTLLIVPAIIIAVSSIFYDNEIMAALYTSSTEHSSGILGILMTGFIGVACTYIFGTLLTANGSMKQLNIMAFCGMVLNIVLNLVLIPRFMAYGSAYASLSTQLFTGFTQVGLALFIFKIKPQISYIFQLALFTGSVIVVGLVSKQIGQWFYGYLAMLAGSVILAVLFRLFNLKDLYQIIRYEKE
- a CDS encoding ribonuclease HII, producing MNKQKLLPFYNENIIEAGCDEAGRGCLAGPVFAAAVILPSNFENELLNDSKKLSEKQRYQLRPLVEEQALAWAVVAVDNKEIDEVNILNASFLAMNRAVEKLTTVPEHLLIDGNRFRTKGKIPYTCMIKGDGRFYSIAAASILAKTYRDDYMAEIHQEFPYYDWHKNKGYPTKKHRAAIKEHGPCKYHRMSFRLLDEQLAIEF
- the rnhA gene encoding ribonuclease HI gives rise to the protein MARPKITIYTDGAARGNPGNGGYGIVLLSGPHRKELSEGYKLTTNNRMELLAVIVALESLKIEGSDVTIYTDSKYVADAVEKGWVFNWVKKRFKGKKNPDLWMRFLEIYKKHVVKFVWVKGHANNPLNERCDELAVEASMKPNLLVDEGYKPE
- the frr gene encoding ribosome recycling factor; the encoded protein is MQEEVEFILDHCKEKMAAAVEHLEKELVHIRAGKANPAMLDGVHVEYYGSLTPLNQVSNVSTPDARTIAVQPWEKNLIPQIEKAIQNANLGLNPDNNGEIIRINIPVLTEERRKGLVKQAHQEGENAKVSVRGARKDSNDSLKKLLKEGLSEDIEKDAEAEVQRLTDDFGKKIDALVEAKEEDIMTI
- a CDS encoding DUF3267 domain-containing protein produces the protein MKRNNPSIEALKNGEDYELLAEVEHDEIKSFVLSQLDKGGWLVKGFMVYQTIMVLLGLFIITRALVFSFRGIYEPLWYSIGTILFCVTVLVIIHELLHGIAIKLSGAKNVRYGAYFKKFIFYAEADRHVFNRRQFTFIALAPLVVLKLITLVGIIIFFSHPLVWAFTLIMCIHSLFCAGDIGLLSVFFSTQSEVFTFDIKEERKSYYFRKK